The following are encoded in a window of Phaseolus vulgaris cultivar G19833 chromosome 3, P. vulgaris v2.0, whole genome shotgun sequence genomic DNA:
- the LOC137805649 gene encoding uncharacterized protein, which translates to MVVELSEFDIRYEPRGAIKSQCLADFSAELTPLPTLSDGWTLYVDGSSNKTACGAEVVLEGPSDLLLEQALQFGFRATNNQAEYEALLAGLNLAYDMRAREVTCKSDSQVMVGQVNGDFEVKEPLLQRYYHAAKNSI; encoded by the coding sequence ATGGTCGTCGAACTCTCCGAGTTCGACATACGTTATGAGCCGAGGGGCGCCATCAAGTCTCAATGCTTGGCCGACTTCTCGGCCGAGCTGACACCACTGCCCACCCTCTCGGACGGTTGGACTCTCTACGTGGACGGCTCATCAAATAAAACAGCCTGTGGAGCGGAAGTCGTCCTGGAAGGGCCGAGCGACCTCCTCCTGGAACAAGCCCTCCAGTTCGGATTTCGGGCGACCAACAATCAGGCCGAGTACGAGGCCTTGCTGGCCGGGCTGAACCTAGCTTACGACATGAGAGCGCGCGAGGTTACatgcaaaagcgactcccaggtgATGGTCGGCCAAGTCAACGGAGATTTCGAGGTTAAAGAGCCTTTGCTGCAGCGGTACTACCATGCGGCCAAAAACAGTatctaa
- the LOC137807854 gene encoding aldehyde dehydrogenase family 2 member B4, mitochondrial-like isoform X1, with the protein MMAARRLSSLLSRSLSFSSSGAASLLHSLAGRNINRFSTAAAVEDLITPQVPIRYTQHLINGQFVDAASGKTFPAYDPRSGEVIANVAEGDVEDINRAVSAARKAFDEGPWPKMTAYERSRILLRFADLVEKHSDELAALETWNNGKPFEQAAKSELPLFVRLFHYYAGWADKIHGLTVPADGDYHVQTLHEPVGVAGQIIPWNFPLIMFAWKVGPALACGNTIVLKTAEQTPLTALLVAKLFHEAGLPKGVLNVVSGYGPTAGAALASHMDVDKLAFTGSTDTGKIVLELAARSNLKPVTLELGGKSPFIVFEDADVDKAVELAHFALFFNQGQCCCAGSRTFVHERVYDEFLEKSKKRALRRVVGDPFKKGVEQGPQIDGEQFEKVLSYIRSGIESNATLECGGNRLGSKGFFIQPTVFSNVQDDMVIAQDEIFGPVQSILKFKDIDEVIQRANRTRYGLAAGVFTKNVDTANRLMRALRAGTVWINCFDVFDAAIPFGGYKMSGIGREKGIYSLHNYLQVKAVVTPLKNPAWI; encoded by the exons ATGATGGCTGCTCGAAGACTTTCCTCGCTACTCTCTCGCTCtctatctttttcttcttctggagCTGCTTCTCTGCTTCACTCATTAG CAGGAAGAAACATTAACAGATTTAGCACGGCTGCAGCAGTTGAGGACCTAATCACTCCACAAGTTCCAATACGTTATACACAGCACCTGATAAATGGACAATTTGTGGATGCTGCATCAG GGAAAACATTTCCAGCTTATGACCCGCGCTCGGGAGAAGTGATTGCTAATGTTGCTGAAGGGGATGTTGAAGACATCAACCGCGCAGTATCAGCAGCTCGCAAGGCCTTTGATGAAGGGCCTTGGCCTAAAATGACTGCATAT GAAAGAAGTCGAATATTGCTTCGCTTTGCTGATTTGGTTGAGAAACACAGCGATGAGCTTGCTGCTCTGGAGACATGGAACAATGGAAAGCCTTTTGAACAGGCTGCCAAGTCAGAACTTCCATTGTTTGTGCGATTATTTCACTATTATGCTG GTTGGGCGGATAAAATTCACGGGTTGACCGTCCCAGCTGATGGAGATTATCATGTTCAGACATTGCATGAACCAGTTGGTGTAGCAGGACAAATTATACCTTGGAACTTTCCTTTAATTATGTTTGCTTGGAAAGTTGGACCAGCTCTGGCATGTGGTAACACCATTGTCCTGAAGACTGCAGAGCAAACACCACTAACAGCTCTCTTAGTTGCAAAACTATTTCATGAG GCTGGTCTTCCGAAAGGTGTTCTGAATGTAGTTTCTGGGTATGGCCCAACTGCTGGTGCAGCTCTTGCAAGCCATATGGACGTGGACAAG CTAGCATTTACTGGCTCGACAGATACTGGAAAAATTGTACTTGAATTGGCTGCAAGAAGCAATCTTAAGCCAGTGACATTGGAGCTTGGAGGGAAATCACCTTTCATAGTGTTCGAGGATGCTGATGTTGACAAGGCTGTTGAACTTGCACACTTTGCTCTGTTCTTTAATCAG GGGCAATGTTGTTGTGCTGGATCTCGTACTTTTGTACATGAGCGTGTCTATGATGAGTTCTTGGAGAAATCAAAGAAACGGGCTTTGAGACGTGTTGTTGGAGATCCATTCAAGAAAGGTGTTGAACAAGGTCCTCAG ATTGACGGAGAACAATTTGAGAAAGTCCTTAGTTACATAAGGTCTGGGATTGAAAGCAATGCTACCCTTGAATGTGGGGGGAATAGATTGGGCTCAAAAGGATTCTTTATCCAGCCAACTGTCTTCTCAAATGTTCAG GATGACATGGTGATAGCACAAGACGAAATATTTGGTCCAGTTCAGTCCATCTTGAAATTCAA GGACATTGATGAAGTAATTCAACGGGCAAATAGAACACGTTATGGTCTAGCGGCAGGCGTGTTTACCAAGAACGTGGACACGGCCAACAGATTGATGCGGGCATTGAGAGCTGGAACTGTGTGGATTAATTGCTTTGATGTTTTTGATGCTGCAATTCCTTTTGGTGGGTACAAGATGAGTGGTATTGGCAGGGAGAAAGGAATCTATAGTCTTCACAACTACCTCCAGGTGAAAGCTGTTGTCACACCATTGAAGAATCCTGCTTGGATATAG
- the LOC137807854 gene encoding aldehyde dehydrogenase family 2 member B4, mitochondrial-like isoform X2, translating to MMAARRLSSLLSRSLSFSSSGAASLLHSLGRNINRFSTAAAVEDLITPQVPIRYTQHLINGQFVDAASGKTFPAYDPRSGEVIANVAEGDVEDINRAVSAARKAFDEGPWPKMTAYERSRILLRFADLVEKHSDELAALETWNNGKPFEQAAKSELPLFVRLFHYYAGWADKIHGLTVPADGDYHVQTLHEPVGVAGQIIPWNFPLIMFAWKVGPALACGNTIVLKTAEQTPLTALLVAKLFHEAGLPKGVLNVVSGYGPTAGAALASHMDVDKLAFTGSTDTGKIVLELAARSNLKPVTLELGGKSPFIVFEDADVDKAVELAHFALFFNQGQCCCAGSRTFVHERVYDEFLEKSKKRALRRVVGDPFKKGVEQGPQIDGEQFEKVLSYIRSGIESNATLECGGNRLGSKGFFIQPTVFSNVQDDMVIAQDEIFGPVQSILKFKDIDEVIQRANRTRYGLAAGVFTKNVDTANRLMRALRAGTVWINCFDVFDAAIPFGGYKMSGIGREKGIYSLHNYLQVKAVVTPLKNPAWI from the exons ATGATGGCTGCTCGAAGACTTTCCTCGCTACTCTCTCGCTCtctatctttttcttcttctggagCTGCTTCTCTGCTTCACTCATTAG GAAGAAACATTAACAGATTTAGCACGGCTGCAGCAGTTGAGGACCTAATCACTCCACAAGTTCCAATACGTTATACACAGCACCTGATAAATGGACAATTTGTGGATGCTGCATCAG GGAAAACATTTCCAGCTTATGACCCGCGCTCGGGAGAAGTGATTGCTAATGTTGCTGAAGGGGATGTTGAAGACATCAACCGCGCAGTATCAGCAGCTCGCAAGGCCTTTGATGAAGGGCCTTGGCCTAAAATGACTGCATAT GAAAGAAGTCGAATATTGCTTCGCTTTGCTGATTTGGTTGAGAAACACAGCGATGAGCTTGCTGCTCTGGAGACATGGAACAATGGAAAGCCTTTTGAACAGGCTGCCAAGTCAGAACTTCCATTGTTTGTGCGATTATTTCACTATTATGCTG GTTGGGCGGATAAAATTCACGGGTTGACCGTCCCAGCTGATGGAGATTATCATGTTCAGACATTGCATGAACCAGTTGGTGTAGCAGGACAAATTATACCTTGGAACTTTCCTTTAATTATGTTTGCTTGGAAAGTTGGACCAGCTCTGGCATGTGGTAACACCATTGTCCTGAAGACTGCAGAGCAAACACCACTAACAGCTCTCTTAGTTGCAAAACTATTTCATGAG GCTGGTCTTCCGAAAGGTGTTCTGAATGTAGTTTCTGGGTATGGCCCAACTGCTGGTGCAGCTCTTGCAAGCCATATGGACGTGGACAAG CTAGCATTTACTGGCTCGACAGATACTGGAAAAATTGTACTTGAATTGGCTGCAAGAAGCAATCTTAAGCCAGTGACATTGGAGCTTGGAGGGAAATCACCTTTCATAGTGTTCGAGGATGCTGATGTTGACAAGGCTGTTGAACTTGCACACTTTGCTCTGTTCTTTAATCAG GGGCAATGTTGTTGTGCTGGATCTCGTACTTTTGTACATGAGCGTGTCTATGATGAGTTCTTGGAGAAATCAAAGAAACGGGCTTTGAGACGTGTTGTTGGAGATCCATTCAAGAAAGGTGTTGAACAAGGTCCTCAG ATTGACGGAGAACAATTTGAGAAAGTCCTTAGTTACATAAGGTCTGGGATTGAAAGCAATGCTACCCTTGAATGTGGGGGGAATAGATTGGGCTCAAAAGGATTCTTTATCCAGCCAACTGTCTTCTCAAATGTTCAG GATGACATGGTGATAGCACAAGACGAAATATTTGGTCCAGTTCAGTCCATCTTGAAATTCAA GGACATTGATGAAGTAATTCAACGGGCAAATAGAACACGTTATGGTCTAGCGGCAGGCGTGTTTACCAAGAACGTGGACACGGCCAACAGATTGATGCGGGCATTGAGAGCTGGAACTGTGTGGATTAATTGCTTTGATGTTTTTGATGCTGCAATTCCTTTTGGTGGGTACAAGATGAGTGGTATTGGCAGGGAGAAAGGAATCTATAGTCTTCACAACTACCTCCAGGTGAAAGCTGTTGTCACACCATTGAAGAATCCTGCTTGGATATAG
- the LOC137807853 gene encoding U-box domain-containing protein 19-like: MTQRDRRILSFPAVHPCDDISPPTLLASLITLSQSVCNFQPQLFPTQRRNARETIRQIGILLVLLQEIRDRGLSIPHSTILCLAELHFALQKIHFLIQDCTQQGARLLMLAKSQHVASQFRGLIRAVATSLDVLPLQDFDVCAEVRELAELVTRQARKAKFEVDPGDARACKTLHAVLRLFARGTEPELSSMQGIMDYLQIRTWNDCNKDINFLEEEISLECRDREEREVPLLSSLVGFLSYCRGVIFETMEDTNQSEGRCSTDMTPLTLALLTSVNPEDFRCPISLELMTDPVTVSTGQTYDRVSIKKWLKAGNTTCPKTGEKLTNIELVPNTSLKRLIQQFCIDNGISLNSPSNRNHNITAGSPTAAHAMQFLAWFLTKRLVFGTQEEKQKAAYEIRVLARTSIFNRTCLIEVGTVPPLLELLSSASKDKSTQENAISALLKLSKHPNGQNNIISSGGLTVILSVLKNGVSLEVRQVAAAIMFYLSSVKEHRKIIGENPEVIPALVELVKEGTTCGRKNAVVAIFGLLLFPRNHQRVIAAGAVPALLHILASSDKEELVVESLAVLASLAENADGARAIFEGSALALIRGMLRSVTSRVGKEHSASILLSLCVNVGAEVVAVLAKDPSVMPSLYSLVTGGSCQGSKKARFLIKVIQDFHETRTSGLKGSSPPQERSLHVW, from the coding sequence ATGACTCAAAGGGATCGCCGCATCCTATCATTCCCGGCGGTTCACCCATGCGACGACATATCTCCGCCCACACTTCTCGCCTCTCTCATAACTCTTTCTCAGTCCGTATGCAATTTTCAACCTCAGTTATTCCCTACACAACGTCGCAACGCTCGAGAAACGATACGCCAAATCGGCATACTCTTAGTTCTCCTTCAAGAAATTCGAGACCGGGGTTTATCAATCCCTCACTCCACCATCCTCTGCCTCGCAGAACTCCACTTCGCCTTGCAGAAGATCCACTTCTTGATTCAAGATTGCACACAACAAGGTGCGCGCCTTTTAATGCTTGCCAAATCGCAACACGTAGCATCCCAGTTCCGCGGCCTCATTCGCGCCGTCGCCACCTCCCTCGACGTTTTGCCTCTTCAAGACTTCGACGTGTGCGCCGAAGTGAGGGAATTGGCGGAGTTAGTAACGAGGCAAGCGCGGAAAGCCAAGTTCGAAGTGGACCCCGGCGACGCGCGTGCGTGTAAAACTCTCCATGCTGTTCTTCGTCTGTTCGCGAGGGGAACCGAACCTGAACTCAGCTCCATGCAGGGAATCATGGACTACCTCCAAATTAGAACCTGGAACGATTGCAATAAAGATATTAATTTCCTAGAAGAAGAAATCAGCTTAGAGTGTCGCGATCGTGAGGAGCGAGAGGTTCCGTTGCTCAGCAGCTTGGTAGGCTTCTTGAGTTACTGCAGAGGTGTCATTTTCGAAACTATGGAAGACACCAATCAATCCGAAGGGAGGTGCAGCACGGATATGACTCCGTTAACGTTAGCATTACTGACGTCCGTTAATCCAGAAGATTTCCGCTGCCCGATTTCCCTCGAGTTGATGACGGATCCAGTGACGGTCTCAACGGGTCAAACCTACGACCGAGTCTCCATTAAGAAATGGCTAAAAGCTGGGAACACCACCTGTCCCAAAACAGGGGAGAAGCTGACGAACATAGAATTAGTTCCCAACACATCTCTCAAAAGACTCATCCAACAGTTCTGTATCGACAATGGAATCTCACTTAACAGTCCATCTAACCGTAACCACAACATCACCGCAGGTAGTCCGACAGCAGCACACGCCATGCAATTTTTAGCGTGGTTCCTAACAAAGAGGCTGGTGTTTGGAACGcaagaagagaaacaaaaagCCGCTTACGAGATTCGTGTGCTTGCTAGAACCAGCATTTTCAATAGAACTTGTTTGATTGAAGTGGGAACAGTGCCTCCTCTATTAGAACTTTTATCCTCTGCATCTAAGGATAAATCCACTCAAGAGAATGCAATCTCAGCTCTATTGAAGCTCTCTAAGCATCCGAATGGACAAAATAATATCATAAGCAGTGGGGGCCTAACCGTAATTCTCTCCGTGTTGAAGAACGGAGTTAGCCTAGAAGTTCGTCAAGTAGCTGCTGCCATCATGTTTTATCTCTCTTCGGTGAAAGAGCACCGGAAAATAATAGGTGAGAACCCCGAGGTGATTCCGGCTTTGGTAGAGCTAGTTAAGGAAGGAACAACCTGCGGGAGAAAGAACGCTGTGGTTGCGATTTTCGGGTTGCTCTTGTTTCCTAGGAATCACCAAAGGGTGATCGCTGCAGGTGCGGTTCCTGCGCTACTACACATTTTGGCTTCTTCGGATAAGGAGGAGCTTGTGGTTGAATCATTGGCGGTTCTTGCATCGCTGGCTGAGAATGCTGACGGGGCGCGTGCGATATTTGAAGGTTCGGCGTTGGCGTTGATTAGGGGAATGCTGCGTTCTGTGACGTCACGCGTGGGGAAAGAGCACTCTGCTTCGATTTTGTTGTCACTTTGCGTCAATGTTGGGGCGGAGGTGGTGGCGGTTCTGGCGAAGGACCCTTCGGTGATGCCATCGCTTTATTCGCTTGTGACGGGTGGGAGTTGTCAGGGCTCAAAGAAAGCGCGGTTCCTGATTAAAGTTATACAGGACTTCCACGAGACCAGAACTTCTGGACTCAAAGGTTCCTCTCCTCCGCAGGAACGATCGCTTCACGTTTGGTGA
- the LOC137807856 gene encoding bidirectional sugar transporter SWEET5 has product MVNTNTIRTAVGIIGNVISFGLFMSPVPTFISIFKSKSVQNFKPDPYIATILNCGVWAFYGLPFVTPDNTLVISINSFGFFLEIFYTTVFFVYSPWNKRRKIMLIFLAEIIFIALLVFLVMTFVHTPKERKVIVGPICIVFNILMYFSPLTVMRQVIRTKSVKYMPFLLSFTNFANGIVWTAYALLKWDPFIVIPNGLGTLSGLTQLILYVMYYKSTNWDEEDETSSNI; this is encoded by the exons ATGGTTAACACCAATACAATAAGAACTGCTGTTGGAATAATTG GAAATGTGATCTCTTTTGGTTTATTCATGTCCCCCGT ACCTACATTTATATCAATATTCAAGTCAAAATCAGTGCAAAATTTCAAGCCAGATCCTTACATTGCAACTATATTGAATTGTGGAGTGTGGGCATTTTATGGATTGCCCTTCGTAACCCCAGATAACACTCTTGTGATCTCAATCAATTCATTTGGGTTCTTCCTTGAAATCTTCTACACTACGGTCTTCTTTGTATACTCACCCTGGAACAAGAgg AGGAAGATCATGCTAATCTTCCTTGCTGAAATAATCTTCATTGCGTTACTGGTGTTTTTAGTGATGACCTTTGTTCACACCCCCAAAGAAAGAAAGGTGATTGTTGGACCTATATGCATAGTCTTCAACATCCTCATGTATTTTTCTCCCTTGACTGTCATG CGACAAGTAATTCGAACGAAGAGCGTGAAGTATATGCCTTTCTTACTTTCATTCACCAACTTCGCCAATGGAATTGTCTGGACAGCCTATGCCTTGCTTAAGTGGGATCCGTTCATTGtg ATTCCCAATGGGTTGGGAACACTTTCTGGGTTGACACAGCTCATCCTCTATGTTATGTACTATAAATCAACCAACTGGGATGAAGAAGATGAGACCAGCAGTAACATATGA